From the genome of Pelobacter propionicus DSM 2379, one region includes:
- a CDS encoding NADH-quinone oxidoreductase subunit 5 family protein: protein MTESMMMCAILLPALCGSVALVLPKGGQGALALLATLANLLICLWMFGHEVLLSLPWAGFGMLFELRLYHFSAFILAAAAGFALLVSLYSLHFMARRSHTNQFYAYLLISLGMVNGAVLADNLILMLFFWEGLLCTIFGFIVIGSGESFRSAIKAFVLIGVSDILMMVGIGMTGFLAGTMTISRIHLSPDSALAGAAFLLLVIGATSKAGSMPFHSWIPDAAVDAPLPFMALMPAALEKLLGIYFLSRITLDLFALSPASWLSPLLMTLGVVTILLAVMMALIQKDYKRLLSYHAISQVGYMILGIGTAVPVGIVGGIFHMINHAMYKSCLFLTSGSVEAQTGTTDLKKLGGMGMRMPITFICFIIAAAAISGVPPFNGFFSKELIYDGALERHWIFYAGALAGSFLTAASFLKLGHAVFLGKAEDEASFSLVREAPLSMLIPMVTIAGGCVLFGVANRLPLDTLIVPIIGPQLAAGHHFGGFPQNRFLVFMTMLVLFAAWINHLYGVRKSGTGVGASDHIHYSPLLHPVYERAERRLFDPYDLGMKVVQGFSRLAWWIDRANDWLFNVMAVRTAQFCSRSLSALHNGSYATYMAWVAIGLILMGLYLNV from the coding sequence ATGACGGAAAGCATGATGATGTGCGCCATACTGCTTCCGGCCCTGTGTGGATCAGTGGCACTGGTTCTCCCCAAGGGGGGGCAGGGCGCACTGGCCCTGCTGGCAACGCTCGCCAACCTCCTGATCTGTCTGTGGATGTTCGGCCATGAGGTGCTGCTCTCCCTCCCCTGGGCCGGTTTCGGCATGCTGTTCGAGCTGCGCCTGTACCATTTCAGCGCCTTCATCCTGGCCGCCGCCGCCGGTTTTGCCCTTCTGGTCTCCCTCTACTCCCTGCACTTCATGGCCAGGCGCAGCCACACCAACCAGTTCTATGCCTACCTGCTGATTTCCCTGGGGATGGTCAACGGCGCGGTGCTGGCCGACAACCTGATCCTGATGCTCTTCTTCTGGGAAGGACTGCTGTGCACCATTTTCGGATTCATCGTCATCGGCAGCGGGGAATCATTCCGTTCGGCCATCAAGGCCTTTGTCCTGATCGGCGTATCCGACATCCTGATGATGGTCGGTATCGGCATGACCGGCTTTTTGGCAGGCACCATGACCATCAGCCGCATCCACCTCAGCCCCGATTCGGCACTGGCCGGAGCCGCTTTCCTGCTGCTGGTGATCGGCGCAACATCCAAGGCCGGCAGCATGCCCTTCCACAGCTGGATTCCGGACGCGGCGGTGGATGCACCGCTCCCCTTCATGGCCCTGATGCCGGCGGCCCTGGAGAAGCTTTTGGGGATCTACTTCCTCTCCCGCATCACCCTGGACCTGTTCGCCCTCTCCCCCGCTTCCTGGCTCAGCCCGCTGCTCATGACCCTGGGGGTGGTCACCATCCTGCTGGCGGTCATGATGGCCCTGATCCAGAAGGACTACAAGCGGCTGCTCTCCTACCACGCCATCAGCCAGGTTGGCTACATGATCCTGGGCATCGGCACTGCGGTCCCGGTGGGGATTGTTGGCGGCATCTTCCACATGATTAACCACGCCATGTACAAGAGCTGCCTGTTCCTGACCAGCGGCTCGGTGGAGGCCCAGACCGGCACCACCGACCTGAAGAAGCTGGGTGGCATGGGCATGCGCATGCCGATCACCTTCATCTGCTTCATCATCGCCGCCGCCGCCATATCCGGCGTGCCCCCCTTCAACGGCTTCTTCTCCAAGGAACTGATCTACGACGGCGCCCTGGAGCGGCACTGGATTTTCTACGCGGGCGCCCTGGCCGGATCGTTCCTGACCGCGGCATCATTCCTCAAGCTGGGACATGCGGTCTTTCTCGGCAAGGCCGAGGATGAGGCTTCCTTCTCCCTGGTCAGGGAGGCGCCGCTCTCCATGCTGATCCCCATGGTCACTATCGCCGGTGGATGCGTCCTCTTCGGGGTGGCCAACCGGCTTCCGCTGGACACCCTGATCGTCCCAATCATCGGCCCCCAGCTGGCGGCCGGGCACCATTTCGGCGGATTCCCCCAGAACCGCTTCCTGGTATTCATGACCATGCTGGTGCTCTTCGCTGCCTGGATCAACCACCTCTACGGCGTCAGGAAGAGTGGCACGGGAGTCGGGGCGTCCGATCACATCCACTACTCGCCCCTGCTGCATCCGGTCTACGAGCGTGCCGAACGGCGCCTGTTCGATCCCTACGACCTGGGCATGAAAGTTGTCCAGGGCTTCTCCCGGCTGGCGTGGTGGATCGATCGCGCCAACGACTGGCTGTTCAATGTCATGGCGGTGCGGACGGCGCAGTTCTGCTCCCGTTCCCTGTCCGCGCTGCATAACGGCAGTTACGCCACCTACATGGCCTGGGTGGCCATTGGCCTGATCCTGATGGGGCTGTACCTGAATGTGTGA
- the panC gene encoding pantoate--beta-alanine ligase, with product MNIIAGINEMQTTARSLKQQGKSIAFVPTMGFLHEGHASLLREGRARGDILVLSLFVNPIQFGRNEDLDRYPRDLERDLGVAADCGVDIVFTPSATEMYPEEFQTSISVSRVSQPLCGASRPGHFDGVATVVTKLFNIVMPDIALFGRKDYQQLAVIRRMVADLSQGVTIVGMPIVRESDGLAMSSRNAYLAPPERQSALALSRSIAAVRNAYAAGERSVEALSRMARDIISQEALLKIDYLEFRNEATLQPISEAAGDTLFALAVNVGTTRLIDNTVLGVCRA from the coding sequence ATGAACATCATCGCCGGCATCAACGAAATGCAGACAACCGCCCGCTCTCTGAAACAGCAGGGCAAGAGCATCGCCTTTGTCCCCACCATGGGGTTCCTGCACGAGGGGCATGCCTCGCTGCTGCGGGAGGGACGCGCACGGGGCGATATCCTGGTGCTCTCCCTGTTCGTCAATCCGATCCAGTTCGGCCGGAACGAAGACCTGGACCGCTACCCGCGGGACCTGGAGCGGGACCTGGGCGTTGCTGCCGACTGCGGGGTGGACATCGTCTTCACCCCTTCCGCCACGGAGATGTATCCCGAGGAATTCCAGACCTCCATCAGCGTGTCCAGGGTATCGCAGCCGCTGTGCGGAGCCAGCCGGCCCGGGCATTTCGACGGCGTGGCAACGGTGGTGACCAAGCTGTTCAACATCGTCATGCCCGACATTGCGCTGTTTGGGCGCAAGGATTACCAGCAGCTGGCCGTGATCAGGCGCATGGTCGCCGACCTGAGCCAGGGGGTGACTATCGTCGGCATGCCCATCGTCCGGGAAAGCGACGGCCTGGCCATGAGTTCGCGCAACGCTTACCTCGCTCCTCCGGAGCGTCAGAGTGCCCTGGCCCTCTCCCGCTCCATAGCCGCCGTGCGCAACGCGTATGCCGCCGGAGAGCGCTCCGTCGAGGCGCTCTCGCGCATGGCCCGGGACATCATCAGCCAGGAGGCGCTGCTCAAGATCGACTACCTGGAGTTCCGCAACGAGGCAACACTGCAACCCATATCCGAGGCAGCCGGTGACACGCTGTTCGCCCTGGCTGTTAACGTTGGAACAACGCGTCTTATCGATAACACCGTACTAGGAGTCTGTCGGGCTTGA
- a CDS encoding NADH-quinone oxidoreductase subunit 5 family protein — protein MKTNIIVWMAVFVPIAGAFLLPLMGQLSKGLRNLGALALVTSSLICSSSLVPLVLAGGTESISIPFLGGNNLFLADSLAVFMAIVSMLVGAVIVLYSMGYISHYDNQNEYYFMVVLFLGSMMGIVYSANLILIYLFWEITAIACWRLIGFFREPLCVVRADKAFLMTGFGAFVMLIGFIMIHGQYGSFDLQVIKSASAANPVANLAVLLILFGILSKSATFPLHTWLPDAGVAPTPVTALLHAAVLVKIGVYVYARLFVASFTVDPAWNSVVPMIAGISALVSGGAALIETDMKRIIAYSTVSQLGFILLGLSIGNPLGFAGGLLYILMHSIAKGGIFLCAGVVEQKLHVKDITKLGGLIKTMPVTAVSFLLCSFSVMGIPPFGGFFSKYMVIAGAIRSGDYLLTTIFILGAFLTVIYLFRIFAMIFLGEPKTTPVAEGAPVMLVSVALLALLSLAGGLLISYPSLYVQTAVQQIMGVTP, from the coding sequence ATGAAAACCAACATCATTGTGTGGATGGCTGTTTTCGTTCCGATCGCGGGAGCTTTTCTACTTCCCCTCATGGGCCAGCTGTCCAAGGGGCTCAGAAACCTGGGCGCCCTTGCCCTGGTTACCTCTTCCCTGATCTGCTCGTCATCCCTGGTTCCCTTGGTGCTGGCCGGCGGGACGGAGAGCATCTCCATTCCCTTTCTCGGGGGGAACAACCTCTTTCTGGCGGACAGCCTGGCGGTCTTCATGGCCATTGTCTCCATGCTGGTGGGTGCCGTCATCGTGCTCTACTCCATGGGCTACATCAGCCATTACGATAACCAGAACGAATACTATTTCATGGTGGTGCTGTTCCTCGGCTCCATGATGGGGATCGTCTACTCGGCCAACCTGATCCTGATCTACCTGTTCTGGGAGATCACCGCCATCGCCTGCTGGCGCCTGATCGGATTCTTCCGCGAGCCGCTCTGCGTGGTCAGGGCCGACAAGGCCTTCCTGATGACCGGCTTCGGCGCCTTTGTCATGCTGATCGGCTTCATCATGATCCACGGCCAGTACGGCTCCTTCGACCTGCAGGTGATCAAGAGCGCCTCGGCAGCCAACCCGGTGGCCAATCTGGCCGTGCTGCTGATCCTCTTCGGCATCCTCTCCAAATCGGCTACCTTCCCCCTGCACACCTGGCTTCCCGACGCGGGCGTGGCCCCCACGCCGGTGACCGCCCTGCTGCACGCCGCGGTGCTGGTCAAGATCGGCGTGTACGTCTATGCCAGGCTGTTTGTTGCCTCGTTCACGGTGGACCCGGCCTGGAACAGCGTCGTGCCGATGATCGCCGGCATCAGCGCCCTGGTCTCGGGCGGGGCTGCCCTGATCGAGACCGACATGAAACGCATCATCGCCTACTCCACGGTCAGCCAGTTGGGGTTCATCCTGCTGGGGCTTTCCATCGGCAATCCCCTGGGATTCGCCGGAGGACTATTGTACATCCTGATGCACAGCATCGCCAAGGGGGGCATCTTCCTCTGTGCCGGTGTGGTGGAGCAGAAGCTGCACGTAAAAGACATCACCAAGCTGGGGGGGCTGATCAAGACCATGCCGGTGACCGCGGTTTCCTTCCTGCTCTGCTCCTTTTCAGTCATGGGCATTCCCCCCTTCGGCGGATTCTTCAGCAAGTACATGGTCATCGCCGGAGCGATCAGGAGCGGCGACTACCTGCTGACGACCATCTTCATCCTGGGGGCCTTCCTGACGGTGATCTATCTGTTCAGGATCTTTGCCATGATCTTCCTGGGTGAGCCCAAGACCACTCCCGTTGCCGAGGGTGCCCCGGTCATGCTGGTGAGCGTCGCCCTGCTGGCGCTGCTCTCCCTGGCAGGAGGGCTGCTGATCAGTTATCCCTCGCTCTATGTCCAGACCGCCGTACAGCAGATCATGGGGGTGACGCCATGA
- the panB gene encoding 3-methyl-2-oxobutanoate hydroxymethyltransferase yields MRKKVTIPDILKMKQERRRITMMTAYDYPFARLVDSGGVDAILVGDSLGVVFSGHDNTLSVTMDEMIYHTRAVARAKPQAVLVTDMPFMSYQVSVEEACRNCGRMIQEGGAQAVKIEGGMNMSHVIRAVTSIDIPVMGHIGLTPQSIHRMGGYRVQGRKEQAERIMEDALAVQAAGAFSIVLEGIPSSLAASITAELSIPTIGIGAGPDCDGQVLVIHDILGLCEKYSPKFVKRYAELAPVITDAVNRYVEEVRSGAFPTEEHSFN; encoded by the coding sequence ATGCGAAAAAAAGTGACCATACCGGACATACTCAAGATGAAGCAGGAGCGGCGGCGCATCACCATGATGACCGCCTACGACTACCCCTTTGCGCGGTTGGTGGACAGCGGCGGCGTTGATGCCATCCTGGTGGGGGACTCCCTGGGAGTTGTCTTCTCCGGTCATGACAACACGTTGAGCGTCACCATGGATGAGATGATCTACCACACCAGGGCCGTCGCCCGCGCCAAGCCGCAGGCAGTGCTGGTGACCGACATGCCTTTCATGTCCTACCAGGTGAGCGTCGAAGAGGCCTGTCGCAACTGCGGCAGGATGATCCAGGAGGGGGGCGCCCAGGCGGTCAAGATCGAGGGGGGCATGAACATGTCCCACGTGATCCGGGCGGTGACCTCCATCGACATCCCGGTCATGGGGCACATCGGCCTGACACCCCAGTCCATCCATCGCATGGGGGGCTACAGGGTACAGGGTCGCAAGGAACAGGCGGAGCGGATCATGGAGGATGCCCTGGCGGTTCAGGCTGCCGGAGCGTTTTCCATCGTGCTGGAGGGTATTCCCTCCTCCCTGGCGGCCAGCATCACCGCGGAGCTCTCCATCCCCACCATCGGCATCGGCGCCGGCCCCGACTGCGACGGCCAGGTGCTGGTGATCCACGACATTCTGGGGCTGTGTGAGAAGTATTCACCCAAGTTCGTCAAACGCTACGCTGAACTGGCTCCGGTCATCACCGATGCCGTCAACAGGTATGTGGAGGAGGTTCGCTCAGGCGCCTTCCCCACCGAGGAACACTCCTTCAATTGA
- the panD gene encoding aspartate 1-decarboxylase — protein sequence MERIMLKSKIHRATITGADLEYEGSITIDRDLMDAADIVSYEKVAVWDVTNGSRLETYAIEGERGSGVICLNGAAARLVAPKDVVIIASFVNMSNQAAIKHEPKLVFVDGKNRMLPTRAEEAGQARVRCVH from the coding sequence ATGGAAAGAATCATGCTGAAGAGCAAGATCCACCGCGCAACGATCACCGGAGCTGACCTGGAGTACGAGGGAAGCATCACCATCGACCGCGACCTGATGGATGCCGCCGACATCGTTTCCTACGAGAAAGTGGCTGTATGGGATGTCACCAACGGCAGTCGCCTGGAAACCTATGCCATCGAGGGTGAGCGGGGCTCGGGAGTCATCTGCCTCAACGGAGCCGCCGCGCGGCTGGTTGCACCCAAGGACGTCGTCATCATCGCCAGTTTCGTGAACATGAGCAATCAGGCCGCCATCAAGCACGAACCGAAGCTGGTCTTCGTTGACGGAAAAAACCGCATGCTGCCGACCCGCGCCGAAGAGGCGGGACAGGCCAGGGTGCGCTGCGTACACTGA
- a CDS encoding IS1182 family transposase, which yields MKSKFIEVDRETPYLLPPSLQDWLPEKHLARFVVEIVEQLDLRSLKATYAGRGSQPYNPEMLVALLFYGYATGVFSSRKLERSTYDSVAFRFIAANSHPDHDTIATFRRRFLPQLNKLFAQILLIAHQMEVLKLGNVSLDGSKIKANASKHKALSYEHACKLEEQIKAEVGELLKKAEAADRADIPDGMNIPEELERREKRLSAIAAAKVEIEKRAAERHAREQAAYEKKVAERAKKEQATGKKAKGKEPKPPKSGPTAKDQVNLTDEESRIMPTSGGGFEQTYNAQAGVDTASKLIVSAHVTQNPNDKQELTPTLENLAALPEKLGKATDLVADSGYFSETNVTACEENGITPYIAVDRQSHNVPLMERFAEPPPLPEDADSVARMKHRLKTPSGKAIYAQRKVTSEPVFGIIKAVMGFRSFLLRGFEAVKGEWNLVCMAYNIKRLHVLAG from the coding sequence ATGAAATCAAAGTTTATTGAAGTTGACCGGGAAACACCCTATCTGCTCCCGCCATCGCTGCAGGATTGGCTACCAGAAAAGCACTTGGCCCGGTTTGTGGTCGAAATTGTCGAACAGCTCGACCTGCGCTCTTTGAAAGCTACCTATGCCGGCCGAGGCTCGCAGCCCTATAACCCTGAGATGCTGGTAGCATTGTTGTTTTACGGTTATGCGACAGGCGTATTCTCCAGCCGGAAGCTTGAGCGCAGCACCTACGACTCCGTGGCATTCCGGTTCATAGCGGCAAACAGTCATCCTGACCACGATACCATTGCCACCTTCCGCCGGCGTTTTCTGCCGCAACTGAACAAGCTGTTTGCCCAGATTCTGCTGATCGCTCATCAGATGGAGGTGCTGAAACTGGGCAACGTTAGTTTGGATGGCAGCAAAATCAAGGCGAACGCCTCCAAGCACAAGGCGCTGAGCTATGAGCATGCCTGCAAGCTTGAAGAGCAGATCAAGGCTGAGGTTGGCGAACTGCTCAAAAAGGCCGAGGCAGCGGACCGTGCCGATATTCCGGACGGCATGAACATCCCCGAAGAACTGGAACGTCGGGAAAAGCGTCTTTCCGCCATTGCCGCAGCCAAGGTCGAGATCGAAAAACGAGCCGCTGAGCGCCATGCTCGTGAACAGGCCGCTTATGAGAAGAAAGTCGCCGAACGGGCCAAGAAGGAGCAGGCAACGGGCAAGAAGGCCAAGGGGAAAGAGCCGAAACCGCCCAAATCCGGCCCCACTGCCAAAGATCAGGTCAATCTGACCGATGAAGAGTCGCGGATCATGCCGACCTCCGGTGGCGGATTCGAGCAGACTTACAACGCCCAGGCCGGTGTGGATACAGCATCAAAGCTCATCGTTTCGGCCCATGTTACCCAGAATCCCAATGACAAACAGGAGCTGACACCGACCCTGGAGAACCTGGCGGCGCTGCCTGAGAAGCTTGGCAAGGCAACCGATCTGGTAGCTGACAGTGGCTACTTCAGCGAAACCAATGTAACTGCCTGTGAGGAGAACGGGATAACTCCCTACATTGCCGTAGACCGGCAGAGTCACAACGTGCCACTGATGGAGCGCTTTGCCGAACCGCCGCCGTTACCCGAAGATGCCGATTCCGTGGCCAGAATGAAGCATCGCCTGAAGACACCTTCCGGCAAGGCGATCTACGCCCAGCGAAAAGTCACCTCGGAACCGGTCTTCGGCATCATCAAGGCGGTCATGGGATTCAGAAGCTTTCTTCTTCGTGGCTTTGAAGCAGTAAAAGGCGAATGGAACCTCGTCTGCATGGCCTACAACATCAAACGGCTGCATGTCTTGGCCGGATAG